Within the Staphylococcus argenteus genome, the region GACGATTCAAATAGTGTTGGTTTTACAAGATAATTTAAACTTATAACCATTCAACATAAAAAGGAGATGTAACCATGACATATGGATCAATTATAGCTATACTCTGCGCGCTATTTGTAGTGTTCTTTATTCCATACATGGAGAAGAAAAATAAGAAATAGCACAAGTGTTTGAAGCAAAATATTTATAAGCACACAAAAAAGCAGTAAGACATTTTCTAATCGAAAATAACTTTACTGCTTTTGTGTATATTACTCATCAACTATTGTAAATTAAATATAAAAACACAATTATTCAGCTAAAAAATGATCTGCTAAATATTTAGCTGCGCCATCTTCTTCATTCGTATATGTCGTTACGTCTGAAGTTAATGCTTGTATTTCAGGGCGTGCATTTTTCATAGCAACTGTATGATGACCAAATTCAAACATTGCTCTATCGTTATCACTGTCTCCAATAACCAATGTTTCATCTTGACGAATGCCAAAGTGTTCAATCATTTCTTTAATACCCGTCCCCTTATCAGTTTGATAAGCCATTGTTTCTGCATTAAATCTCGATGAATTAGAAACACTGATATGTAGTTGCACATGATTTTGCTTTAATTCATCTCTAAATGTCGTGATTTTTTCTAAATTCGAACTGAAAAGATAAATTTTGGAATATTCACCTTTCGGAAACTCACTTACCCACTCAATCTTACCTGCAAGTGCATCTTGTCGAGAAGACCATTCACTATGACTCACACCATTAATGGGATCTTGACTATGAATCATCTCTCGCATCCATGTTTCATCTTCTTTTAAAGCTACTCTATTTCCTTCAAATGGGAATACTTCATAATAAATATGTTGTTGCTTAGCTAAATTAACTATTTGTTTTACCTGAGTTAAAGATAAACCATGTTTAAAAATAATTTGCCCATCTACTTCACCAATAGTACCATTTGAACTAATAATACCATCAACAACAAAATCTTGAGGAACTAGTTGATGTATTTCAGAATGTGAACGACCAGTTGCTAAAAATACTTTGAACCCTTTTTCTCGCAACTGCTTAATAACATCTTTGGTATAAGTTGTCGCCTTATTATTCTCATGTAAAATCGTACCATCCATGTCTAAAAATATTGCTTTTACGTTATCCATATTATCCTCCACTATCAATACTATATTAATTAAATTGTGTCATTATTACCTAGTATTTGCAAAGTATTTACTCGAACATCATCATTGAAAAACGTTGTTTCCATCGTTGAACTTTTACTTTTTTTCGGAAGAAATGAGACATGTTTTCAGATGTTAATATTTCTTCTACAGCACCTTGTTGAATACTCTGACCATCTTTTAACAGTAAAATTTTGGAAAAGTTGGCAGTGATTTCTTCAATAAAGTGCGTTACATAAATCATTGCTAGTGTTGGATACGTATCTGACAGTGAGTCTAATATGTTCAACAGCGACTCACGAGCAATAAAATCTAATCCGGCTGCTGGCTCATCTAAAATTAAAATACGTGGTTGCCCCATTAATGCTCTAGCAATCATTACACGTTGTTTTTCACCAGTAGATAAATAACCTATAAATTGTTGAGCTTTATCAGACATTTCTACTAATCTTAGCAATTGATGTGCTTCACTTATAATGTCATCATCCACGTTTTTATAAATACCTATAGATTTAAAAGCACCACTCATTACAACATCTATTACCGTTTCACCCTCTTGAAATTTCTCCAATAAGCTATGTGATACAAATCCAATTTGTTGACGTACATCGTCTGCAGAATAACCTAATTTACCTGGTATTTTACCGAATAGATTAACAGTTCCAGATGTTGCAGGTTCATATGCATTTAAAATATTTAGTAGTGTTGTCTTGCCAGCACCATTTAAACCATATAGAATCCATTTATCACCTTCATTAATTTGCCAAGAAACATCTTGTAATATAGGCTTACCTTGTTTAAGACGCCCAACATGATTCAATGTGATTAACATATGCACCCCTCCCTTTTTAAGGCAATGTTCAATACTTTAAAATTATCGTAACATATTATAACGAATTGTCAGACTATTATAATAAATTAAAGTATTTAGAATCTCGTTTTTTATATTCAAAATCAAAAATCAGACAGATGAAAAGTAAAATTTTCCATCAGTCCGATTTATTATATAAGTCAAAACACGATAGTATAATTAAACAAAAACACCCTATTAGACATATCATCTAAAAGGGTGCCTTTTATACTTAAATTTTTAAAACATGTGTGGGTTTGGAATAAAGATTGATTAAAACTTAACAAGTTAAGACATGAGTTAAAATTGACTTACAATTTTAGTTATAGTTTTTTATTTTCTTCTACAGATATTATAATTCGTTGCTTTTTTACTTTTTTCATATGCATTTTCTATATATTTAGTTGGATTACCCAAAAATTCATCTTCTTCTACTAAAGAAATAAAAGATCCTGTTAATGCATCTATATTTTTACATTCATCACACGTATATTCTATAGGTTCTTGATTAAATCTATTCTTCACTATTATGTCATATAAATAACTATTGTCAGTATGAATAGCGGTATGACCATCTGAATTAGTAACAGAATTTCTTAACCATGAATAATCACCATTATGCTTCATAACAACCCCTACAACACCATTAGTACTAGATGTTCTATCTCCTCTTTTCATTTGTTTAACTGAGTATTCTATTTCCCAATCAATCCAATTACTTTCTTTCATATTAGGTGAAATAACTACAATTGTTACTGAAGTTGAATATATCTTATTTTTTAATTCTTCTTTAATATACTCTGTTATTCTATCGGACATATCAGGAGAATCACTTGTCTCTCCTTGATAATATTTAGCATCTTCTCCTAGAGATTCCACTATTTTATCTCTTAAATCTTTTGCTTCAGAGTATTTATATGAAATAAATGTTTTACGCGCCAACTCTAAGTCCCTCCATTTTTAATATATCTAATCTGAAAAAGCCTCTAATAATTCTTCAAGAGACTCTACTATATATATAGGTTTTTTTAGATTTTCAAAGTATTCTATTTCAAAACTAACCCAATCAGATTGAACTGAATTCTCCGTTCTCAACAAAACTAGCATTTTACTTTGCTCCATACGAGCCTTCAATACTTGTTTTGTATATTCACCAACATACTTCCTTTTTAAATAATCTTGATCCATAGTCCAATCACAATAACACGTTTTATTTTGTTCATTAAAAACTCTTATAATATCTTCAACTGTCTTCTTATCTTTCGTACTATGAGAAATAAAAATATCATAGACTTTTTGAGATTGAATATTCTTATTTGTTAAATCATTATATAAATCTTCAGGTTTTTTAGTGTCTAAAGAAGCTCTCTCAGTTTGATATACTTTCTTCTTTCCTTTAAAATTTTCCCTTAGTTTCACATAGTGACCGTAATCTTGTAAATATTTAAAGGCTAAATTTCTAATCATTTTATTTTGTTCAGCATCATTTAATTTTCTAAAAAAACGCACTATATTTTCTGTATCAAATTTTTTTAATTCCGTTAGAATTTCTAGTTTTTCTTCTGTAGTTATATCTTTCTTATGATAAGCTTTCATATAAATATTTAAGTATTCTGGATCAACTTTTTGAGTATATCTCTTAGCTTTTATTAAACGTTCTTCAATTTTCCAATTCTTATTCTTCCTACTCTTTTCTAAAGCTGCTTTTTTTATTTTTATCTCTGAAGCAATATAATTCTCTTTATGTTTTTTCATTCTTCCTGCTGAAAGAATGTATTTTACTTGAGGAATCGAGAAAAAATATTCTTCTGCACTTTTCGTATTATATCTATTTTTGATTTTTTTAACTTTATATAGGTGTTGCGCTTTTTCTTTGTAAGTTTGCTGTCTTTCCACAATTATATTCCACTGGTATGGAAATAATCGCTGAAATTCTTTTAGTAAAATATACCTCGTATATTTCTCTGGCAAAATTTCTGCTACTTGTCGTATAGGGTACTTCAAGCTTTTATTAAAATAAACTTCTTCGTGATCATGTTTTCTCTTTACTTTCCCAAATTACTCACCTATCTTTCTAAAGCATTAAAACCCCATGAATTATTTTGTTTTTTTTATTTCAATTACTAAATTTACTATTTTTTGAACAAATTCATCAATACTTTGTTTATTTGAAAAATCACATTTGTATTCATTTATTTCGTTATACATTTTTAATATTTTCTCTTTAAATTGTTTATTTATCTCTTCGTTATATTGTTCTGAAAGATTCTTTGTTTTATAACCTGTCACATTTATAGGGAGTCTAACCAATTCTTGTCTTTTTGCTATTTTATATTCTTCTTCTAATCCATCAG harbors:
- a CDS encoding HAD family hydrolase, which translates into the protein MDNVKAIFLDMDGTILHENNKATTYTKDVIKQLREKGFKVFLATGRSHSEIHQLVPQDFVVDGIISSNGTIGEVDGQIIFKHGLSLTQVKQIVNLAKQQHIYYEVFPFEGNRVALKEDETWMREMIHSQDPINGVSHSEWSSRQDALAGKIEWVSEFPKGEYSKIYLFSSNLEKITTFRDELKQNHVQLHISVSNSSRFNAETMAYQTDKGTGIKEMIEHFGIRQDETLVIGDSDNDRAMFEFGHHTVAMKNARPEIQALTSDVTTYTNEEDGAAKYLADHFLAE
- a CDS encoding ABC transporter ATP-binding protein, encoding MLITLNHVGRLKQGKPILQDVSWQINEGDKWILYGLNGAGKTTLLNILNAYEPATSGTVNLFGKIPGKLGYSADDVRQQIGFVSHSLLEKFQEGETVIDVVMSGAFKSIGIYKNVDDDIISEAHQLLRLVEMSDKAQQFIGYLSTGEKQRVMIARALMGQPRILILDEPAAGLDFIARESLLNILDSLSDTYPTLAMIYVTHFIEEITANFSKILLLKDGQSIQQGAVEEILTSENMSHFFRKKVKVQRWKQRFSMMMFE
- a CDS encoding TIR domain-containing protein, whose translation is MARKTFISYKYSEAKDLRDKIVESLGEDAKYYQGETSDSPDMSDRITEYIKEELKNKIYSTSVTIVVISPNMKESNWIDWEIEYSVKQMKRGDRTSSTNGVVGVVMKHNGDYSWLRNSVTNSDGHTAIHTDNSYLYDIIVKNRFNQEPIEYTCDECKNIDALTGSFISLVEEDEFLGNPTKYIENAYEKSKKATNYNICRRK
- a CDS encoding toll/interleukin-1 receptor domain-containing protein, with the translated sequence MKYPIRQVAEILPEKYTRYILLKEFQRLFPYQWNIIVERQQTYKEKAQHLYKVKKIKNRYNTKSAEEYFFSIPQVKYILSAGRMKKHKENYIASEIKIKKAALEKSRKNKNWKIEERLIKAKRYTQKVDPEYLNIYMKAYHKKDITTEEKLEILTELKKFDTENIVRFFRKLNDAEQNKMIRNLAFKYLQDYGHYVKLRENFKGKKKVYQTERASLDTKKPEDLYNDLTNKNIQSQKVYDIFISHSTKDKKTVEDIIRVFNEQNKTCYCDWTMDQDYLKRKYVGEYTKQVLKARMEQSKMLVLLRTENSVQSDWVSFEIEYFENLKKPIYIVESLEELLEAFSD